One region of Rana temporaria chromosome 11, aRanTem1.1, whole genome shotgun sequence genomic DNA includes:
- the LOC120916825 gene encoding protein kinase C theta type-like, with amino-acid sequence MRNAVPARKPMKNVAVGDPPLVTPPSCDTRNSMKRVTAIRNIMKNALPSRVPMKNAAAQVPALVTPPSCDTSNTMKRVAAIRNIMRNAAPSRKPMRNAAVEVPALVTPPSRDIQAVQLQVRPPRCDSQSTFILHRLLGEGGFGQVFLATHSATKKIVAIKSVVKTSDQRDAIETELKVMRKAEGCPFLTQLHMTFQTRHSACFAMEYVSGGDLFDFTVKYSPLPVSVIRFIAAEISCGLEFLHERGIVHRDIKRENILLDNKGHVRIADYGLAVMDLYGDRTVTGVAGTIGYMAPEVINGDFYQFEPDWFSMGVVIYIMATGTKPFCNRTTQEYRKAVSYEDPVYPPDMDQHLKNFIDGLLCKCPEKRLGVGRDIRRHLFMRLINWKSLEQGKGWPPFSVAQPLDMDMETSCRLPLSAIDVKALEIPGRKIHIPGFLNIDRL; translated from the exons ATGAGGAATGCTGTACCAGCTAGAAAGCCCATGAAAAATGTGGCAGTGGGAGACCCACCTCTTGTGACTCCCCCTAGCTGTGACACTAGAAACAGCATGAAACGTGTTACAGCCATTAGAAACATCATGAAAAATGCCTTACCATCTAGAGTGCCCATGAAAAATGCCGCAGCACAAGTCCCTGCTCTTGTGACTCCTCCGAGCTGTGACACTAGTAACACCATGAAACGTGTCGCAGCGATTAGAAACATCATGAGGAATGCCGCTCCATCTAGGAAGCCTATGAGGAATGCAGCAGTAGAGGTCCCAGCTCTTGTGACTCCCCCGAGCCGTGACATACAAGCGGTCCAGTTACAAGTAAGACCTCcacgctgtgacagccaatcaaccTTCATCCTGCACCGTCTGCTCGGAGAAGGCGGATTCGGACAA GTCTTTCTGGCAACTCATAGTGCAACCAAGAAGATCGTCGCCATCAAGTCCGTCGTGAAGACTTCAGATCAACGTGACGCCATTGAAACCGAGCTGAAGGTCATGCGGAAGGCGGAAGGGTGCCCATTCCTCACCCAGCTTCACATGACTTTTCAGACGCGCCATTCTGCCTGTTTCGCTATGGAATACGTCTCTGGAGGCGATCTGTTTGATTTCACCGTAAAGTATTCGCCTCTTCCGGTTTCCGTCATAAG GTTCATTGCGGCGGAAATATCCTGCGGATTGGAGTTCCTCCACGAGCGGGGCATCGTTCATAGAGACATCAAGAGAGAGAACATCCTACTGGACAACAAAGGCCATGTCCGCATTGCAGACTATGGATTGGCAGTAATGGATCTGTATGGCGATAGGACGGTGACGGGAGTAGCCGGAACAATTGGATACATGGCACCAGAA GTTATCAACGGCGACTTCTACCAGTTTGAACCCGACTGGTTTTCCATGGGAGTTGTCATATACATCATGGCTACAGGCACCAAGCCATTCTGTAACCGTACCACCCAGGAATACAGGAAGGCTGTGAGTTATGAAGATCCCGTTTACCCCCCGGACATGGACCAACACCTGAAGAACTTCATAGATGGA CTTCTATGCAAATGTCCGGAGAAGAGGCTTGGAGTCGGCAGAGACATAAGACGGCATTTATTCATGAGGCTCATCAATTGGAAGTCGCTGGAACAAGGGAAAGGATGGCCACCTTTCTCAGTAGCCCAG CCCTTGGACATGGACATGGAAACATCTTGTCGACTTCCTCTATCAGCGATCGATGTAAAGGCATTGGAAATTCCAGGAAGAAAAATACACATTCCTGGATTCTTAAACATCGACAGGCTGTGA